The proteins below are encoded in one region of Drosophila santomea strain STO CAGO 1482 chromosome 2R, Prin_Dsan_1.1, whole genome shotgun sequence:
- the LOC120447201 gene encoding telomere-associated protein RIF1: MDIDFGAEAGQSYRTVQLSAKEVLAAGRRQHYCNMIDLLASSCKSSGLIATSFTDDELVEFWLGDILPLMFDADRKIQDCAVAALAEALVALDVSVIHSARCWPQIRTEFVNKYTTIIGEMRDAKNSNWHKIWTLLVQIMDEDLLRGCVYINKFLALVELGFRNPDNGVRSEAFLCWRVLIKIFAAYDELTSVKRLRLLLIPLRTSQSRSSHVSGIKLRVWWYLLTSLDQEVPKSFDSAVEHFLAFMLGGGPRNLPTGLAHNYQTARELALPCLVSLWGVEPSEPLQRLFRELRLETLVQPSPLMSGEVLQQHWKPLLGAAVSGLKLLSENDATEAEQLLLQLLVRNLCLAMFRLAVAPFNVACCSEIEKILQSEDNSGGRVVRALFNTIAADNLAMERVAGSDQLDVLEAYLKLVLKSKTEVPAAILQRSIACIFAVDRIEASNQNEFRMLGSFAEFLMQNNDEEDFEGFAVKLQVWRQVSQALSNYLRNNALEYRVAHNASLLDTWLLWPLQTLAAFAGRRASNSFDVSFCDQWRQLVNAGQNAPGRRKFLTDLKATLTDLLKSKDEPHFAELFDAYVSSVIKLGLCKDAPLYKDVFGLLQTIFEQPSSQKTLEACLNTLRNLVVELRQNELMVVFDSLKPTLSSGIQCWNKLKCEGGFLEEWKRGIQEKFRKLPMKTMANQLKELFKGDDLFVIIPSVWSLNPEKLTDRQKERFAEKSDIPALYNDMSQSQDSASIKPWTPKKVVIAKSKQGELALTGKDDNDEVIDITPSEESEKEPVRVEVITPIRKKPGRKSQAQKDEEAAARAATLAEEPPKRQTRTRAAQKDTEQAAPERQLRSPKKLPPPPVVQSTAAAGKQAKVAKPTPVVVIAQSEDLFPEVAAEPEPEPQIEPVKKPDPVPETTTQLTPPDVPLEAVPSTQLPGASGDPAPSAAAVAAGETSPKKSGTRICNLSSPPDRKQTNNSSSPTLRPKPTGHLTGRGAQLINMIRNKKLDAASGSPYACMSTSRLVHQVTPARVQDRAEQVSTPTSELNELTGTDQTSTPIQAPPSKDLLVFSKRLPSPSASPSVSILKRKLRCESLDDVTLDSPALKRKRVSFHDPPVSVTKEYLRDVEETRSSLKTKRCLLMDKVAQTTEMRQALRRRGRLDSIIEIERFASEQTARTATTDKSLDKSTGEAPEEDAFTSLKWNDTGNAHNISMSEEPVKAMEVESEPEPAGQDLAIIDPEAALDLVVEQLPLESVLQRYFDKNPLKSAGTLSKFLSAQMGANEKLKTNVLETLSENHSKDFLDHAVRENLSSVVCDRLNPNSVLEYVCAKSKISNSCRNGLLAQVPEILKSGPRSDAERLAFVEQLMVQCSPGDDLLLDLIDLLMRTRRERNSSSTTSTHLSKGVVSAAGSPDNVAETAADSSSNL; encoded by the exons ATGGATATAGACTTCGGCGCGGAGGCGGGGCAGTCCTACCGCACGGTGCAGCTCTCCGCGAAAGAGGTGCTCGCCGCTGGCCGCCGTCAGCATTATTGCAAC ATGATCGACCTGTTGGCGAGCAGCTGCAAGAGTTCCGGTCTGATAGCCACTTCCTTCACGGACGACGAGCTGGTGGAGTTCTGGCTGGGTGACATCCTGCCGCTTATGTTCGATGCGGACCGCAAGATCCAGGACTGTGCCGTGGCAGCCCTGGCGGAGGCATTGGTGGCTCTCGACGTGTCCGTTATCCACTCGGCCAGGTGCTGGCCCCAGATCCGCACTGAGTTCGTCAACAAATACACCACTATCATTGGGGAGATGCGCGATGCTAAGAACTCCAACTGGCACAAGATATGGACGCTGCTGGTGCAGATCATGGACGAGGATCTGCTCCGGGGCTGTGTATATATCAACAAATTCTTGGCTCTGGTTGAGTTGGGCTTTCGTAACCCGGATAATGGTGTTCGTTCGGAGGCATTTCTTTGCTGGCGCGTGCTCATCAAGATCTTTGCCGCCTACGACGAACTGACATCCGTGAAGAGGCTTCGATTGCTGCTGATCCCCCTGCGCACATCACAATCGCGATCCTCCCACGTGAGTGGCATCAAGTTGCGAGTGTGGTGGTATCTGCTCACCAGCCTGGACCAGGAGGTACCAAAGTCTTTCGACAGCGCCGTCGAGCACTTTCTGGCTTTTATGTTGGGCGGAGGTCCACGAAATCTGCCCACGGGTCTGGCCCACAACTACCAGACGGCCCGGGAGTTGGCCCTGCCCTGTCTTGTGTCCCTTTGGGGCGTGGAGCCCAGTGAACCGCTGCAGCGTCTGTTCAGAGAGCTACGCTTGGAGACCTTGGTGCAACCCTCGCCTCTGATGAGTGGAGAGGTGCTGCAGCAGCACTGGAAGCCATTGTTGGGCGCCGCTGTTTCTGGATTGAAGTTACTTAGCGAGAACGATGCCACCGAAGCAGAACAGCTCCTGTTGCAGCTGCTAGTCCGCAATCTGTGCCTCGCCATGTTTCGGCTGGCAGTTGCTCCCTTCAATGTGGCGTGCTGCAGTGAAATCGAGAAAATCCTGCAGTCCGAAGATAACTCTGGAGGCCGAGTTGTACGAGCTCTGTTCAATACCATAGCCGCTGATAACTTGGCAATGGAGCGTGTGGCTGGAAGCGACCAGCTTGATGTTCTGGAGGCCTACTTGAAACTGGTCCTGAAATCCAAGACAGAAGTTCCAGCAGCCATTCTGCAGCGAAGTATCGCTTGCATTTTCGCAGTCGACCGTATTGAGGCGAGCAATCAGAACGAGTTTCGGATGCTGGGCTCTTTCGCCGAGTTTCTGATGCAGAACAACGACGAAGAGGACTTTGAGGGATTCGCAGTCAAGCTACAGGTGTGGCGACAGGTGTCGCAGGCGTTGTCCAACTATCTGCGAAACAATGCGCTGGAATACCGCGTGGCACACAACGCTTCCCTTTTGGACACTTGGCTTTTATGGCCACTTCAGACACTGGCTGCCTTTGCTGGGCGACGTGCCAGCAACTCCTTCGATGTCTCATTTTGCGATCAGTGGCGCCAACTGGTAAACGCAGGACAAAACGCACCGGGCAGAAGGAAGTTCTTGACGGACCTGAAAGCCACACTTACAGACCTCCTTAAGAGCAAAGACGAACCGCACTTTGCTGAGCTCTTCGATGCTTATGTGAGCTCCGTAATCAAGCTTGGACTCTGTAAAGATGCACCATTGTATAAGGACGTCTTTGGCCTACTACAAACCATCTTCGAGCAGCCCTCCTCCCAAAAGACCCTCGAAGCCTGTTTAAACACCCTCCGCAACCTGGTGGTGGAGTTGCGCCAAAACGAACTCATGGTAGTGTTCGATTCATTGAAACCAACCTTGTCCTCTGGCATCCAGTGCTGGAATAAGttgaagtgcgaaggaggctTCTTGGAGGAGTGGAAGCGGGGTATTCAAGAAAAGTTTCGCAAGCTGCCCATGAAGACTATGGCAAATCAGCTCAAGGAACTCTTTAAGGGAGACGACCTCTTCGTGATCATACCTTCAGTGTGGAGTCTAAACCCCGAAAAGCTGACGGATCGTCAAAAGGAGCGCTTCGCTGAGAAGTCGGACATTCCAGCGCTGTACAATGATATGTCGCAGTCCCAGGACTCCGCATCCATAAAGCCCTGGACTCCCAAGAAGGTGGTTATCGCAAAGAGCAAACAGGGTGAACTGGCCTTAACCGGCAAGGATGACAACGATGAGGTGATCGACATAACGCCAAGCGAGGAATCTGAGAAGGAACCAGTGAGAGTTGAGGTAATTACACCAATCCGAAAGAAACCTGGACGTAAGTCCCAGGCTCAAAAAGATGAGGAGGCCGCTGCCAGGGCCGCAACTCTTGCCGAGGAGCCGCCAAAGCGTCAGACGCGAACACGGGCTGCTCAAAAAGACACGGAACAGGCGGCACCTGAACGCCAACTCAGATCGCCAAAGAAATTGCCACCGCCTCCGGTCGTACAATCTACAGCAG CTGCCGGTAAGCAGGCAAAGGTTGCAAAACCCACCCCCGTTGTGGTAATTGCGCAGAGCGAGGATCTCTTCCCGGAAGTCGCAGCTGAGCCAGAGCCAGAACCTCAGATAGAACCGGTTAAGAAACCCGACCCTGTTCCCGAAACAACCACTCAACTGACTCCGCCTGATGTGCCCTTGGAAGCTGTACCCTCTACCCAGCTGCCGGGAGCTAGCGGCGATCCTGCCCCCTCAGCGGCAGCTGTGGCTGCCGGGGAGACGTCGCCAAAGAAATCCGGCACACGAATATGCAACTTG AGTTCGCCACCTGATCGCAAGCAGACGAACAACTCCTCGAGTCCAACTCTGCGGCCCAAGCCCACGGGACATCTGACTGGACGCGGTGCTCAGCTGATCAACATGATCCGCAACAAGAAGCTGGACGCTGCATCCGGTTCGCCGTATGCGTGCATGTCTACATCGCGCCTGGTCCACCAAGTGACGCCGGCCCGTGTCCAGGATCGCGCCGAGCAGGTGTCCACGCCCACCAGCGAACTCAACGAGCTGACGGGCACGGATCAGACATCCACGCCGATTCAAGCACCTCCCTCCAAGGATCTGCTGGTGTTTTCCAAACGACTGCCATCCCCATCGGCCAGTCCTTCGGTGAGCATCCTGAAGCGCAAGCTGCGATGCGAAAGTCTCGATGATGTTACTCTCGACTCGCCGGCCCTAAAGCGAAAGCGGGTTAGCTTCCACGACCCACCGGTGTCCGTCACCAAGGAGTATCTACGGGATGTTGAGGAGACGCGCAGCAGCTTGAAAACCAAGCGCTGCCTGCTCATGGACAAGGTGGCCCAGACCACCGAGATGCGCCAGGCGCTGAGAAGACGCGGTCGGTTGGATAGCATAATAGAGATAGAACGTTTCGCCAGCGAGCAGACGGCCAGAACAGCGACGACGGACAAGAGCCTGGACAAGTCCACTGGCGAAGCTCCCGAGGAGGATGCCTTCACCAGCTTAAAGTGGAACGACACAGGAAATGCGCACAACATCAGCATGAGTGAAGAGCCCGTTAAGGCGATGGAAGTCGAGTCTGAACCAGAGCCAGCTGGTCAGGATCTAGCCATCATTGATCCAGAGGCCGCCCTGGATCTGGTGGTGGAGCAATTGCCGCTGGAGTCGGTTTTGCAGCGCTACTTTGACAAGAATCCGCTGAAGAGCGCCGGCACATTGTCCAAGTTTCTGTCCGCCCAAATGGGAGCAAACGAAAAACTCAAGACAAACGTGCTGGAGACCCTGTCGGAGAACCACTCCAAGGACTTCCTCGATCACGCTGTGCGGGAGAATCTGTCGTCGGTGGTGTGCGACCGCCTGAACCCGAACTCTGTGCTGGAGTACGTATGCGCCAAGTCGAAGATCAGCAACAGTTGCCGCAACGGGCTGCTGGCCCAGGTACCCGAAATTCTCAAAAGCGGCCCGCGCTCCGATGCCGAGCGACTGGCCTTCGTGGAACAGCTGATGGTGCAGTGCAGCCCCGGTGACGACCTGCTCCTCGATCTCATTGACCTTCTGATGCGTACGCGTCGTGAGcggaacagcagcagcaccacctcCACCCACCTATCCAAGGGCGTTGTATCCGCCGCTGGAAGCCCTGACAACGTGGCCGAGACCGCGGCCGACTCCTCGTCGAACTTGTGA
- the LOC120447202 gene encoding glycerol-3-phosphate dehydrogenase, mitochondrial — protein sequence MTSRMFKFGVTAASACVGSVLASYTLDRWNTPHVVNNATVPPKRKRTLPPRGDQIKSLMSGEEFDVLIIGGGATGAGCALDSVTRGLKTALVELDDFASGTSSRSTKLIHGGVRYLQKAILGLDLEQYRMVKEALAERATMLESAPHLTHPLPIMLPVYTWWQVPYYWVGIKAYDLVAGDRNVKSSYYLSKKDALELFPMLKKDKLCGAIVYYDGQQDDARMCLAVALTAARHGATVCNHVEVKELLKKDDGTGKQVLCGAKVKDHISGKEFTVKAKCIVNAAGPFTDSIRKMDNPTVKSICCPSSGVHIVLPGYYSPDQMGLLDPSTSDGRVIFFLPWQRQTIAGTTDLPCEITHNPTPTEDEIQFILNEIKNYLNADVEVRRGDVLSAWSGIRPLVSDPNKDDTQSLARNHIVHVSPSNLITIAGGKWTTYRAMAEHTIDAAIKACNLKPERAEAVTAYLKIEGGQGWTPTMYIRLVQDFGLECEVAQHLAKSYGDRAFAVSKMASLTGKRWPIIGNRIHPEFPYIDAEIRYGVREYACTAVDMIARRLRLAFLNVQAAQEALPVIVDIMGEELGWSKDEKERQIKHATEFLANEMGHSVNRTSKERIPIKLSKEEIQTYIKRFQLIDKDKKGYVSINDIRRALKSFGDGDVSGEQLHEILREIDTNMNGQVELDEYLQMMSAIKTGDVAYSRFARMAELEEQKHEAANLKQKISVDRSGGGL from the exons ATGACCTCGCGAATGTTCAAGTTCGGCGTAACAGCCGCCAGCGCCTGTGTGGGTTCCGTCCTGGCCTCGTACACCCTGGACCGCTGGAACACCCCCCATGTG GTTAACAATGCCACCGTGCCGCCGAAGAGGAAGCGCACGCTGCCCCCGCGTGGGGATCAGATCAAATCCCTGATGAGCGGCGAGGAGTTCGATGTGCTGATCATCGGCGGCGGAGCCACGGGAGCTGGATGTGCTCTGGACTCGGTCACGAGGG GTCTTAAGACCGCCCTGGTGGAGCTGGATGACTTTGCCAGCGGCACCTCCTCGCGCTCCACGAAGCTCATCCATGGCGGCGTGCGATACCTGCAGAAGGCCATTTTGGGC CTAGATCTAGAGCAGTACCGCATGGTGAAGGAGGCGCTGGCTGAGCGCGCCACCATGCTGGAATCGGCGCCCCACTTGACCCACCCACTGCCCATCATGCTGCCAGTCTACAC ATGGTGGCAGGTGCCCTACTACTGGGTGGGCATCAAGGCCTACGATCTGGTGGCCGGCGATCGCAACGTGAAGAGCTCGTACTACCTCTCCAAGAAGGATGCCCTCGAACTGTTCCCCATGCTCAAGAAGGACAAGCTGTGCGGCGCCATTGTCTACTATGATGGCCAGCAGGACGATGCCAGGATGTGTCTGGCGGTGGCGCTGACTGCTGCTCGCCACGGCGCCACGGTGTGCAATCACGTGGAGGTGAAGGAGCTGCTCAAAAAGGACGACGGCACTGGCAAACAGGTGCTGTGCGGAGCCAAGGTCAAGGATCATATCTCCGGCAAGGAGTTCACCGTGAAGGCCAAGTGCATTGTGAATGCCGCCGGTCCCTTTACGGACTCCATTCGCAAGATGGACAACCCGACGGTGAAGAGCATCTGCTGTCCCAGTTCCGGTGTTCATATCGTACTGCCTGGCTACTACAGTCCCGATCAGATGGGTCTGCTGGATCCCTCCACCTCCGATGGCCGCGTCATCTTCTTCCTGCCCTGGCAGAGGCAGACGATCGCCGGCACCACCGACCTGCCCTGCGAAATCACCCACAACCCCACGCCCACCGAGGACGAGATCCAGTTCATCCTCAACGAGATCAAGAACTATCTGAATGCGGACGTGGAGGTGCGCCGCGGCGATGTGCTCTCCGCCTGGAGCGGCATCCGCCCACTTGTCTCCGATCCCAACAAGGACGACACCCAGTCCCTGGCCCGCAACCACATCGTCCACGTTAGCCCCTCCAATCTCATCACCATCGCTGGCGGCAAGTGGACCACCTATAGGGCCATGGCCGAGCACACCATCGATGCGGCAATCAAGG CATGCAACTTAAAGCCAGAGCGCGCCGAGGCGGTAACCGCTTATCTGAAGATCGAGGGCGGACAGGGCTGGACCCCGACCATGTACATCCGTCTGGTGCAGGACTTCGGACTCGAGTGCGAGGTGGCCCAGCACCTGGCCAAGTCGTACGGTGACCGCGCCTTCGCCGTGTCCAAGATGGCCTCGCTCACCGGCAAGCGTTGGCCCATCATCGGCAACCGCATCCACCCCGAGTTCCCGTACATCGATGCCGAGATCCGGTACGGAGTGCGGGAGTACGCCTGTACCGCCGTCGATATGATCGCCCGTCGCCTGCGACTGGCCTTCCTCAATGTGCAGGCGGCCCAGGAGGCGCTGCCAGTGATCGTTGACATCATGGGCGAGGAGCTGGGCTGGTCCAAGGACGAGAAGGAGCGCCAGATTAAGCACGCCACCGAGTTCCTGGCCAACGAGATGGGACACTCGGTGAACCGCACCTCCAAGGAGCGCATACCCATCAAGCTGTCCAAGGAGGAGATCCAGACGTACATCAAGCGCTTCCAGCTGATCGACAAGGACAAGAAGGGCTACGTCTCCATCAACGATATCCGCCGCGCCCTCAAGAGCTTCGGCGATGGCGACGTCTCCGGCGAGCAGCTGCACGAAATCCTGCGCGAGATCGATACAAACATGAACGGCCAGGTGGAGCTGGACGAATACCTTCAG ATGATGTCGGCCATCAAGACCGGCGACGTGGCCTACTCCCGATTTGCGCGCATGgcggagctggaggagcagaagcaCGAGGCGGCCAATCTGAAGCAGAAGATCAGCGTGGACAGATCCGGAGGCGGCCTGTAA
- the LOC120447203 gene encoding uncharacterized protein LOC120447203 isoform X1, with translation MARNLEDSCNMANAKYVSINRDYREPYAAHFSALRDAVYSHWKGSGVLGKLLKGTTLGGGYGDKVKVSMPDEYDLVVHLVFPENDKIVVKADASKPGNVILDMTKVMEIIGNREPNKPVFDLLQKIVNNKKQLLEDKLQSFLQGIMNQTLNKMCNQIEVQGEISKLTYKKCGPAHTIFVEGPCKYSVDFVPAIKLSAAQVILAPEQRKHFAGTLYWDAVPKPMKPAKCDNVSFRASFYEAERRLLHGKQFLKSGIRLMKQNRNVKNKANLKSYHIKTVFLWQLIAKDASYWQKPVKDILIEMMSKLADSLALTPRKGRLPFFWDPKLDMFADLTDCQRIDMFNYLRKCEYTFRKADGNLNDDNENNVQNSFSGGRNKGAENRPSNGQKKENTTKESKPAAAEPTKFMKTKVAATSNPPAQASTKTSDAKTQLSEPKKPLAPATSNPKSKSPITADAKVSPAPSKANPNPSEQKVKSTPVKPNPKPNVQQQQAKPNPADQNRINPNANGAQPKTDANSYSCQIS, from the exons ATGGCGAGGAATCTGGAAGATAGTTGCAACATGGCAAACGCCAAATACGTGAGCATTAATAGGGATTACCGCGAGCCGTACGCCGCCCACTTCAGCGCCTTGAGGGATGCGGTGTACTCGCATTGGAAGGGATCGGGAGTTCTGGGCAAGCTGCTCAAGGGAACAACACTGGGCG GTGGATATGGCGATAAGGTCAAGGTATCAATGCCCGATGAGTACGACTTGGTTGTCCATCTAGTCTTTCCGGAAAATGACAAAATCGTTGTCAAGGCGGATGCGAGCAAGCCAG GCAACGTCATACTGGACATGACCAAGGTGATGGAGATTATCGGGAATCGGGAGCCCAACAAGCCAGTGTTTGATCTCCTCCAGAAAATCGTGAACAACAAAAAGCAGCTGCTGGAGGACAAGCTGCAGAGCTTCCTGCAGGGCATCATGAACCAGACGCTCAACAAAATGTGCAATCAGATCGAGGTGCAAGGCGAGATCTCGAAGCTTACATATAAGAAGTGCGGCCCCGCCCACACGATCTTTGTGGAGGGGCCTTGCAAGTACTCCGTGGACTTCGTGCCAGCCATCAAGCTTTCAGCAGCACAAGTGATCTTGGCTCCGGAGCAAAGGAAACATTTTGCTGGAACGCTCTACTGGGATGCCGTTCCGAAGCCCATGAAGCCAGCCAAATGCGACAACGTATCCTTCAGGGCCTCCTTCTATGAGGCAGAGCGCCGTCTGCTCCACGGAAAGCAGTTCCTGAAGTCCGGAATCCGTCTGATGAAGCAGAACCGCAATGTAAAGAACAAGGCGAACCTAAAGAGCTACCACATCAAGACGGTCTTCCTGTGGCAGTTGATCGCAAAGGATGCCAGCTACTGGCAAAAACCCGTTAAAGATATACTTATCGAG ATGATGAGCAAACTGGCGGACTCGTTAGCTTTGACGCCGAGGAAGGGCAGGTTGCCCTTTTTCTGGGACCCCAAACTGGACATGTTTGCCGACCTAACCGACTGCCAGCGAATTGATATGTTCAACTACTTGAGGAAGTGCGAGTATACCTTCCGCAAGGCCGACGGAAATCTGAATGACGACAACGAGAACAATGTGCAGAACTCTTTCA GTGGCGGTAGGAACAAAGGAGCTGAGAACAGGCCATCGAATGGacagaaaaaggaaaacaccACAAAGGAAAGCaaacctgctgctgctgaaccAACTAAGTTCATGAAAACCAAAGTGGCCGCCACATCCAATCCTCCAGCTCAAGCTTCAACTAAGACTTCGGATGCAAAAACACAACTTAGTGAACCGAAGAAGCCCTTGGCGCCCGCCACCTCAAATCCCAAGTCGAAGTCACCCATCACTGCCGATGCAAAGGTGTCACCTGCTCCTAGCAAAGCAAATCCCAATCCTAGCGAGCAGAAGGTGAAGTCTACTCCCGTcaaaccaaatccaaaaccGAACgtacagcaacagcaggctAAACCGAATCCTGCCGATCAGAACAGGATCAATCCAAATGCCAATGGTGCACAGCCCAAAACTGATGCCAACTCGTACTCTTGCCAGATAagttaa
- the LOC120447203 gene encoding uncharacterized protein LOC120447203 isoform X2 — protein sequence MPDEYDLVVHLVFPENDKIVVKADASKPGNVILDMTKVMEIIGNREPNKPVFDLLQKIVNNKKQLLEDKLQSFLQGIMNQTLNKMCNQIEVQGEISKLTYKKCGPAHTIFVEGPCKYSVDFVPAIKLSAAQVILAPEQRKHFAGTLYWDAVPKPMKPAKCDNVSFRASFYEAERRLLHGKQFLKSGIRLMKQNRNVKNKANLKSYHIKTVFLWQLIAKDASYWQKPVKDILIEMMSKLADSLALTPRKGRLPFFWDPKLDMFADLTDCQRIDMFNYLRKCEYTFRKADGNLNDDNENNVQNSFSGGRNKGAENRPSNGQKKENTTKESKPAAAEPTKFMKTKVAATSNPPAQASTKTSDAKTQLSEPKKPLAPATSNPKSKSPITADAKVSPAPSKANPNPSEQKVKSTPVKPNPKPNVQQQQAKPNPADQNRINPNANGAQPKTDANSYSCQIS from the exons ATGCCCGATGAGTACGACTTGGTTGTCCATCTAGTCTTTCCGGAAAATGACAAAATCGTTGTCAAGGCGGATGCGAGCAAGCCAG GCAACGTCATACTGGACATGACCAAGGTGATGGAGATTATCGGGAATCGGGAGCCCAACAAGCCAGTGTTTGATCTCCTCCAGAAAATCGTGAACAACAAAAAGCAGCTGCTGGAGGACAAGCTGCAGAGCTTCCTGCAGGGCATCATGAACCAGACGCTCAACAAAATGTGCAATCAGATCGAGGTGCAAGGCGAGATCTCGAAGCTTACATATAAGAAGTGCGGCCCCGCCCACACGATCTTTGTGGAGGGGCCTTGCAAGTACTCCGTGGACTTCGTGCCAGCCATCAAGCTTTCAGCAGCACAAGTGATCTTGGCTCCGGAGCAAAGGAAACATTTTGCTGGAACGCTCTACTGGGATGCCGTTCCGAAGCCCATGAAGCCAGCCAAATGCGACAACGTATCCTTCAGGGCCTCCTTCTATGAGGCAGAGCGCCGTCTGCTCCACGGAAAGCAGTTCCTGAAGTCCGGAATCCGTCTGATGAAGCAGAACCGCAATGTAAAGAACAAGGCGAACCTAAAGAGCTACCACATCAAGACGGTCTTCCTGTGGCAGTTGATCGCAAAGGATGCCAGCTACTGGCAAAAACCCGTTAAAGATATACTTATCGAG ATGATGAGCAAACTGGCGGACTCGTTAGCTTTGACGCCGAGGAAGGGCAGGTTGCCCTTTTTCTGGGACCCCAAACTGGACATGTTTGCCGACCTAACCGACTGCCAGCGAATTGATATGTTCAACTACTTGAGGAAGTGCGAGTATACCTTCCGCAAGGCCGACGGAAATCTGAATGACGACAACGAGAACAATGTGCAGAACTCTTTCA GTGGCGGTAGGAACAAAGGAGCTGAGAACAGGCCATCGAATGGacagaaaaaggaaaacaccACAAAGGAAAGCaaacctgctgctgctgaaccAACTAAGTTCATGAAAACCAAAGTGGCCGCCACATCCAATCCTCCAGCTCAAGCTTCAACTAAGACTTCGGATGCAAAAACACAACTTAGTGAACCGAAGAAGCCCTTGGCGCCCGCCACCTCAAATCCCAAGTCGAAGTCACCCATCACTGCCGATGCAAAGGTGTCACCTGCTCCTAGCAAAGCAAATCCCAATCCTAGCGAGCAGAAGGTGAAGTCTACTCCCGTcaaaccaaatccaaaaccGAACgtacagcaacagcaggctAAACCGAATCCTGCCGATCAGAACAGGATCAATCCAAATGCCAATGGTGCACAGCCCAAAACTGATGCCAACTCGTACTCTTGCCAGATAagttaa
- the LOC120447186 gene encoding protein N-terminal glutamine amidohydrolase: MTTDFLFPKIADCSYVSCYCEENVWKLCEQVKRTRPEELSKCYAVFVSNEGRTVPLWRQKAGRGDDQVVIWDYHVFFIHNPLLNRCLVFDLDTTLPFPTYFHKYVTETFRSDLALRPEHHRFFRVIPADTYLIEFSSDRRHMRRPDGSWIKPPPSYPPILSNSNMHCLGDFICMSAGKGPGAVYSLSEFVQNFYKSPHVMAQNNK, encoded by the exons ATGACCACGGACTTCCTCTTCCCCAAAATAGCGGACTGCTCCTACGTGTCCTGTTACTG CGAGGAGAACGTGTGGAAGCTCTGCGAGCAGGTGAAGCGGACGCGGCCGGAGGAGCTGTCCAAGTGCTACGCCGTCTTCGTCTCCAACGAGGGCCGCACCGTGCCCCTTTGGCGCCAGAAGGCAGGACGCGGCGACGATCAAGTTGTGATATGG GACTACCACGTCTTCTTCATACACAATCCCTTGCTGAATCGCTGTTTGGTGTTCGATCTGGACACCACACTGCCCTTTCCCACATATTTCCACAAGTACGTGACGGAGACGTTCCGCTCCGATCTGGCCCTGCGTCCGGAGCACCACAG ATTCTTCAGAGTCATACCCGCAGACACATATCTCATTGAGTTCTCATCGGATCGGCGTCACATGCGTCGGCCGGATGGCAGTTGGATCAAGCCACCGCCCTCCTATCCACCTATACTCTCCAACT CGAACATGCACTGTCTGGGGGACTTCATCTGCATGAGTGCAGGAAAAGGTCCTGGAGCGGTCTACAGCCTGTCGGAGTTCGTGCAAAACTTCTACAAGTCGCCACATGTGATGGCGCAGAACAACAAGTAG